From Corvus cornix cornix isolate S_Up_H32 chromosome 5, ASM73873v5, whole genome shotgun sequence, the proteins below share one genomic window:
- the BMP4 gene encoding bone morphogenetic protein 4: protein MIPGNRMLMVILLCQVLLGGTNHASLIPETGRKKVAELQGQAGSGRRSAQSHELLRGFETTLLQMFGLRRRPQPSKSAVIPSYMLDLYRLQSGEEEESLQEISLQYPERSTSRANTVRSFHHEEHLETVPGPSEAPRIRFVFNLSSVPENEVISSAELRLYREQVEEPSAAWERGFHRINIYEVMKPLSERAQAITRLLDTRLVHHNVTRWETFDVSPAVIRWTKDKQPNHGLVIEVTHLHHAQTHQGKHVRISRSLPQGRGDWAQLRPLLVTFGHDGRGHALTRRARRSPKHQRSRKNKKNCRRHALYVDFSDVGWNDWIVAPPGYQAFYCHGDCPFPLADHLNSTNHAIVQTLVNSVNSSIPKACCVPTELSAISMLYLDEYDKVVLKNYQEMVVEGCGCR from the exons ATGATTCCTGGTAACCGAATGCTGATGGTCATCCTACTATGCCAAGTCCTTCTAGGAGGTACTAACCATGCTAGCCTGATCCCTGAGACCGGCAGGAAGAAAGTGGCAGAGCTTCAGGGACAAGCCGGATCCGGACGCCGCTCTGCCCAAAGCCATGAACTCTTGCGGGGTTTCGAAACAACTCTGCTGCAGATGTTTGGGCTGCGAAGGCGGCCTCAGCCCAGCAAGTCAGCCGTCATTCCTAGTTACATGCTGGATCTCTATCGACTCCAGTCcggagaagaggaggaaagccTCCAGGAAATTAGCCTGCAGTACCCTGAGCGATCGACCAGCCGGGCAAACACCGTGAGGAGCTTCCACCATGAAG aGCACCTGGAGACCGTCCCGGGTCCCAGCGAGGCGCCCCGGATCCGCTTCGTCTTCAACCTCAGCAGCGTGCCGGAAAACGAGGTGATCTCCTCGGCGGAGCTGCGGCTGTACCGGGAGCAGGTGGAGGAGCCGAGCGCGGCGTGGGAGAGGGGCTTCCACCGGATAAACATTTATGAAGTGATGAAGCCGCTGTCGGAGCGCGCCCAGGCCATTACGCGCCTGCTGGACACGCGGCTGGTGCACCACAACGTGACGCGCTGGGAGACCTTTGATGTGAGCCCGGCCGTGATCCGGTGGACCAAGGACAAGCAGCCGAACCACGGGCTGGTGATCGAGGTTACCCACCTCCACCACGCACAGACTCATCAGGGCAAACACGTCAGGATTAGCCGATCTTTACCTCAAGGGCGCGGGGACTGGGCGCAGCTCAGGCCGCTCCTGGTCACTTTTGGGCACGACGGGCGAGGCCACGCGCTGACCCGCAGAGCCCGCCGGAGCCCCAAGCACCAGCGTTCCcgcaagaacaaaaaaaactgCCGCCGCCATGCCCTCTATGTGGATTTCAGCGACGTGGGCTGGAACGACTGGATCGTGGCACCCCCGGGGTACCAGGCGTTTTACTGCCACGGGGACTGCCCCTTCCCTCTGGCCGACCACCTCAACTCCACGAACCACGCCATCGTGCAGACGCTGGTGAACTCCGTGAACTCCAGCATTCCCAAGGCCTGCTGTGTGCCCACGGAGCTCAGCGCCATCTCCATGCTCTACCTGGATGAGTATGACAAGGTGGTCCTGAAAAACTACCAGGAGATGGTGGTGGAGGGGTGCGGGTGCCGCTGA